In a single window of the Lineus longissimus chromosome 4, tnLinLong1.2, whole genome shotgun sequence genome:
- the LOC135486776 gene encoding uncharacterized protein LOC135486776 — protein MDAILSPIVHDLKLLESEGISIATSEGEARIRVILGQTTGDNLGLHSLLGFVESFSANYPCRTCSIAREDAQSATTENVSLLRTKETYEEDLQVDDVSLTGVKRDSILNQLKSFHVIDNYAFDIMHDLLEGVCLIEVKLTLQVLINQELITLDEFNICLTSFDYGHTEFTNKPCIVTEASLNRPLSATGQKAIQSYFLVRYFPILVGDRVPADNENLLLIKMLLACMDVIFALSVSLDETDFLARLIDEHHQQFLTLFPERHLLPKHHHMVHYPAAMRALGPLINFSSIRFEGKHRFFKQIA, from the coding sequence ATGGACGCAATTCTATCGCCCATTGTGCACGACCTCAAACTACTTGAGTCGGAGGGAATTTCTATCGCTACCAGTGAAGGTGAGGCCAGAATACGTGTGATACTTGGCCAGACAACTGGCGATAACCTTGGTTTGCATAGTTTGCTTGGCTTTGTAGAGAGTTTTTCTGCAAACTATCCCTGCAGAACATGTTCCATCGCAAGGGAAGATGCCCAGTCTGCTACAACAGAAAATGTATCCCTGCTCAGGACTAAAGAAACGTATGAAGAGGACTTGCAAGTTGATGATGTTTCCTTGACAGGTGTGAAGAGGGATTCCATTCTGAATCAGCTCAAGTCGTTCCACGTGATCGACAACTATGCATTTGATATAATGCATGACCTGTTGGAGGGTGTGTGCCTCATAGAAGTAAAATTGACTCTGCAAGTGTTGATCAACCAGGAACTGATCACACTCGATGAGTTTAACATTTGCCTGACCAGCTTCGACTACGGCCACACAGAGTTCACGAATAAACCGTGTATTGTGACAGAGGCATCTCTTAACAGACCTCTTTCTGCAACAGGCCAGAAAGCCATTCAGTCATACTTCCTGGTGAGATACTTCCCTATCCTTGTTGGCGACCGGGTCCCTGCAGACAACGAGAACTTATTACTGATCAAGATGCTGCTAGCCTGTATGGATGTGATTTTTGCACTAAGTGTCAGCTTGGATGAAACCGACTTCCTTGCCCGATTGATAGATGAACATCATCAGCAATTTCTTACACTGTTCCCGGAACGACATCTTCTTCCAAAACACCACCACATGGTCCATTATCCAGCAGCAATGAGAGCACTTGGCCCCCTTATCAACTTTTCTAGCATAAGGTTTGAGGGAAAACACAGATTTTTCAAACAAATTGCTTAG